One Leptolyngbya sp. SIO1E4 genomic window, TCTCACCCAGCTCCAAGCCCCCAAGTTGGATGGGTGCGATGGCGGACCGCTGACAATCAATCTTTAATCTGGTACCCCCCTAAAGGCGCCTAATACTCAACCAAGCCAATCATGATAGGCAAGCGTCAGGGTATCTCGGGCATGGTGTCTATCCGCTATTTCTCAATCGGCACCTTGGCCAACCGACCCCACTCGTTCCACGAACCGTCATAATTACGAACATTGGGATACCCCAACAAATACTTCAAAACAAACCAGGTGTAGCCTGATCGCCCCCCAATCGCACAATAAGGAAACACCGTTTTCTCAGGCGTAATTCCCCGGCTACAGTAGAGTGCCTGCAATTCATCAAACGACTTGAAGGTGCCATCTTCATTGAGGGTGAGGGTATGTTCAACATGTATTGAGCCTGGGATATGCCCTGCCCGCTCCAAGCCCTCTGGCGGCTTCATCAGAAAGTGCTCGCCCCGATATTCTTGAATCGTGCGAACATCCACAACCGTCTGTTCAGGCCGATCCAAAGACGCCTGAACCTCTGCCTGCATGACCCGCAAACTGGCATCAAGTGACTTCACTGCGTATGGGGTCGGTGCGAAGGTCGACAAGTCTGGTATAACAGGACGCCTCTCCGCCCGCCACTTTTGATATCCACCATTGAGCACACGGACATCTAGATGGCCAAAAAATTTCAATAGCCAAAAGATCCAGCCTCCGGTGCCAGGATAACTGCCATAAGCAATCACCGTTGTTTCGTGGGTAATGCCAGATCGTGACAGCAGTTTTTCCATAGCAACTGGGTCAAAGTTTATCCGCAGATCAGGCAAGAGCAGATCAGTGTAAATATTCCAAAAAACTGCACCCGGAATATGAGCATTCTCATAGAAATCGGAGCTGACATCCACTTCCACCACACGGATATTGGCATCGTTAAGATGATCAGCAAGCCACTGGGTATCCACTAAAACTTCAGGATGAGCATAATCAGCCATGATCTTCTCCTAGAAGGTTATTGAGTCAACAGAGCAGTCAAGGGTTAGAATTCAAAATTCAAAATCCAAATACTTTCGAAAAAGCCAGTTTTTTCATCTCTTTTCAGGGATGGAGAGTTTACCATCACCGCAAGTATTAAATGCCTTCAAGCAAGCAAAAATCGGAATTCGCATACAGCATTTTCATACAGATAAAGGACACCTCAAATCCCAAGCCCTAACCCTGATCCAGATGCACTGCGATCAAATGAAAAAGGCCATATATAGAACTCTCTAAAGGGGTTAGACGTTACTTTTATCACTACGGGGTGACAGAAGCCGCCATATGCGATGGACAAGCGTTGCAGAAACATAAAACAGCACAAATCCGATTAAGGGATGAAAAATTGCTAACGGAAACGGCAATGGAATTTGGAAATGAATCGTCAGAAACTGCAACCCCAACAAACAGGGCAAACTCACTGCCAGAATTCTTATTGGCTTAGGAAAGGAAACCCAATAAGCCCAGGCCAATAGGATAAGGGATAATCCGCTGTATCCCCTCACTAGCCAGACATGCATTGTCCACCAAAATGGGTTATAAAAGTGAGCAAGCCCAACTGTAATTAACTGAGCAGTTAAGCAAAGGTTGAACAATACTGAAGCGATATAAAAGCCAACTGTTTTCGGCCTCAGGGGTAACTGATTTTTATCTGACTTTGGATTGGGTATGGCATCTACTTGATTTAACGAAGAGGACATGATTAGCCAAGAAGTGAGCGGGTCAGGTTAGCGAGGTGTTTTTAATAATGCTGAAGCTAGATTAAAGCTGATCACAGCCCTTGGCATAGACCTCGATCGGGTATATTTGCGTTATCAGGAGGAGATAAGTCAATGAAAAACCCCACAAAAACTCCCCTACAGAAATTATTTCAAGCCATTGCCCAAGCACAGGATGAATCTGAACTCAAGCAATCGGTTTTGGCCAAGTCAGGCGAATATTTTGCGGCGACGCGCTGGGGAGTGTGGTTTTTAGACCAGCTTCCTGTCATCAATGAAAATACGCCAGATATCATTCAGCGAGCGATATCGCTAGATCACAACCCTGTCTTGCGCTACCTGGTACAGCGTCACGCGGCTATCCACGATGAAGTGATTTTGCCACCGGGGGTTTGGCAGACAATTTGCCCCCGGGCTGATCATGGGCATGTCATGGCAGGGCCGATTATTCGGCAGGGCCAACTTGTAGGCGGTATCGCCTTTACCCGTCATCGAGATTCCCCAGCCTTTAATGCCGATGATTTAGCAGATTTAAATGCACTGTGCCTACATTTTTCGGCACGGCTGGCGGCACTCCGTTCAACCGGAGAGGCTTCGAGGGTAGATGACGCTGCCCCCAAGCTATTGGCAAATCATCGGCTCACACCACGTGAAACACAGGTTGCTGAACTGGTTGCTCAAGGGCTTACCAACAAAGAGATTGGCGCTGCTTTGTGGATTACAGAAAATTCTGTAAAGCAGGCATTGAAACGGATGTTTCGCAAGCTTCAAGTCTCATCACGCACTGAGATGGTGGCCCAACTGTCGATGAATGCAGTGAACGTTCATACCAAAAGGACAGCCGTTTGAGCTGGAGTGAATGTCTTGAGTGAATGACAAATAAGCCGGTTCCACCGCGGCTATTGCAATCTACTTACTTTTTCTGAATAACAGAAATTGCCAGTTCCAAACAACGCCCAGTCAGGGTGACGTTACCCCTGTCACATCTGAATCCGCTATCTCGTCTTCTTTAATGAAGACCTTAGACAGGAAAGCGATTCATGACCGTAAGACTTGATCTCGACAAGATCAATCCGACTGCTTATCAAGCCATGATGGGGTTAGAGCGTTATGTCCGTAAGAGTGGGCTTGACAAATCCCTCATTGAACTCATTAAAGTCCGCGCCTCCCAAATCAATGGCTGTGCGTTCTGCATCGACATGCACACCAAAGATGCCAGGAACGCAGGCGAGACAGAACAGCGACTATATGCCCTAAATGCGTGGGAAGAGACTCCCTTTTTCACCCCCCCCGAACGTGCTGCCTTGGCGCTGACGGAGGTCGTCACGCATATTGGGGAGCAGGGCGTATCTGATGAGATGTATGAGCACGTTAGTCGTTACTTTACACCTGTGCAAATCACGCAGCTGCTGATGGCAATTGTCACAATCAATGCTTGGAATCGAATTGCCATTACAACTCGGCTGGTTCCTGGCAGCTATCAAGTTGAAGCAGCTGCTTAACAGGAGGGTTCAATGATGACAAAGTTTGCCCAATATGGGGCATCTGTGGTGATCATCCATGCAAGTATGGTTGCTTTACATGGCCTTTCCCATGGAGTGCTACCCGTGTCCCTTTCTTTATTTCAAGGCCTATTTGTTGGAATTGTGATTGTCCTGGCTCCTCTGTTTGCGGCCATTCTGCTGTGGACTCGGTTCTCTCGTATGGGCGCTGCAATTTTGCTGGGCTCAATGATGGGAGCATTGGCGTTTGGTTTGTACAATCATTTCATCTTCATCGGCCCCGATCATGTGTCCCAGGTTCCGAGTACGGGATGGGGGATCTTGTTTCAGACAACAGCTGTCCTTCTTGCAGTTACCGAAGGGCTAGGAGTGGGAGTTGGCATATGGGGACTCAGGAATACATCGCAACAAGCAATCATTCAGTAACCTGGCTTGAGGACTTTGATCACTATCGATCGCGCTTGTTTGCGATCGCCTATCGCATGCTCGGCAGCGTTATGGATGCTGAAGACATGGTGCAGGAGACCTTTCTCCGGTGGCAGCAAGTGTCTGAGCCATCTGTTAAATCCACCCAAGCCTATCTCACCACAATCATCACGCGCCTGTGCATTGATCGTCTCCGCTCCGCTCAGGTTCGACGCGAACAGTATGTTGGCTCTTGGCTTCCCGAACCAATTGTCACGGAGTTGTCTGCCGATCCCACCACCCTGGTTGAATTGGCAGACTCCCTAAGCATGGCGTTCCTGGTCTTACTAGAACGATTATCACCGTTGGAACGGGCTATCTTTTTGCTGCGGGAAGCCTTTGGCTATGATTACAGCGAAATTGGCCGAATTGTTGAGAAAAATACGGCCAATTGTCGTCAAATTGCTCGACGAGCGCGCCAGCACCTGGCGGATCAGCGACCACGTTTTCAGGCCTCGCTTCAGCAGCGAGAACAGCTCACCCGCAAATTTATGCAGGCCTGCCGTCAGGGTGATCTGCAAGAATTGCTCGACTTACTCGCTGAAGATATCACCCTCTGGTCTGACGGGGGCGGTCAAGTTGTGGCATGCCTGAAGCCGCTACACGGGGCAGCCAAGATAGCGGGCTTCCTGCGAGCCATTTACCGCCATCAACACAAACTGGGTTTGGACTATGAACTTGAGCTAGCTCAGGTTAATGGCCAACCTGGCATCATATACACCCTCGGCGGCAACATTCAAAGTGTTGTGGCAATCGATATTGCCGATAACCGGATTCGGTCTCTCTATTTTGTTAGAAACCCGAATAAGCTAAAACGCAGCTTTTCAAAAGCTGTCGCTGAAATGGTCATTGCGGATATATCGAGCCATCCATCAGCAGACGCTCATTAGCAGATTCTTATAGAGTAGAAACACTCTGAAAGTCGAAAATAGTACCTGCAAAGACCTAACGGATTGTCCAGCAAAGCTGATAAAAATCAACGTCACAAAAGGCTTTTAAATACTAGGATGTAGTCAATCAATTTAACCATAATCTATCTTGTCTGATTACTCGCTGAAAGCTAGAAAAAGCCTGAAAAAGTATACTCAATTGAGGTCTATGCGGACTCGATTCATCAAACCTAAGCTAGTAAATAGTTCATTGATCAGCCCTAAACCCCCTAGAGGATTGAGCCATGAATTCCACCAACCAAGATCAGATCGCCAACCCCCTTGAACCGCCAAAAGTAACTCAAGAACTCTCTGAGAACGTCATCCTGACAACCCTTGATGATCTTTACGACTGGTCAAGGTTATCCAGTATTTTTCCTTTGATGTTTGGGACAGCCTGCTGCTTTATGGAATTTATGGGTGCTTATGCTCCTCGCTTCGATTTAGAGCGCTTTGGCATGGCTCCCCGAACCACCCCTCGACAGGCAGATTTGCTCATCACCGCAGGAACCATCACCATGAAATATGCCCCTGCTTTGGTGCGACTTTATAAGCAAATGCCAGACCCCAAATATGTGATGGCCATGGGTGCCTGCACCATTACAGGTGGGATGTTCAGCGTTGATTCACCCACAGCGGTGCGAGGGGTCGATAAGTTGATTCCTGTAGATGTCTACATTCCCGGCTGCCCGCCACGACCGGAAGCCGTTATTGATGCCATCATCAAGTTACGGAAGAAAATGGCCAATGAAAGTCTGCAAGAGAAAAATCGCAGCTCACAAACGCATCGCTACTATTCAGTTCCCCACAAGATGAAGGTGATCAAGCCCCTCCTAACTGGGAAATACCTGCAGAGCAAAACGCGGCAGATACCCCCTTCAGCATTAACTGAAGTCGTTGCGAGCCCTCAATCATCTCAAGCTCATGAAGATATCCAAACGGGATAGAGCAGGTTCCCTTTGGGCCGGGCGATGTATAGCCCTATTCAGGTCAATCCAGTACGTTTTGGTGAAGGCAGGGTCTAGGGTTTGGGGTCTAGGGTGTGCTTGATCCAAATGCACACCGCTATAATTTTGACGCCAGCGCGAGCAATACATTGGTTTGAGAATTGACCGATGACCTTAACACCCGAATCATCAGGCAGGGGCTAGGGTTTGAGGGCTATTATTTCAGCTTGCTCGATTTTCTTGGCACTCATTCCCTTTAGTAATCAACCAAAGCTCTAACTGTTGCTTGGGCACTAAGTTAGCTTGCGACCAATTAGACAGATCAATCAATCTAATTTGCGCAACAGAGGGTTGGAGATCTGCTGATGGAGCTTCAGCAACGGCTTCTCTGAGGGCTTGGGCGAGTTCTAAATCTTCTTGATGAAAAAAACGAATATCGCTGTTCACTGAACAGTTGAATTCATCAGGGCTGACTAGCTGAATATTATCGATAACAAACCAGTCTTGTTCTTCTAGGGTGGTTTTCAGCGTTTGCATACTTTCTCTGAGATCAGGATTGTCGTAATGCAAATAGATAATTTGGTCACTATCTTCTTCTCCAGCGATCGCGGATACGGCTCCAGCTGCAGTGGCCAATTCCAGCGTTTGCTGTTCCTTTTGCTGAGGGGTTAGGGCAGCCTCATCTTCTATCGTGACCTCTGGAACCACGACGTCGTCTGCACTACTGCTTGCACTTTCATCAGAATTAATTTGGGCTTGGATTCTTCCAGTGGGGCTGCTCAAACTGCTGCGATATTGCTCCAATGCTTTCTTAGCGATTTGCTGATATTCTGGGCCTTCTGAATCTTGATTTGATTCATTCGCTAACCGCTCAAGAATTCTTCTGGCAGTGTTCGATTCTTCCTGAATTTGCCGACTCAGGGCTGCAACATCTTCCCCTTCTGCGACAGATGAGGGCTGATTGTTGAGCAAGCTGGCCGCAATTTCAGCAACCAACTTTTTATGGCGATTTCCCCTGGCCACGTCGGTCTCTTCTGGATCGCTGGTAAGGGCGTTATCGAGGGCAAGCAGCGCAATATCTTGTTTGACATCTTCAGACGTTAAGGAGCCAATTAAGTCACTGATTAGCGTTGAAGCCTCAATATTTTCATTCAGCTGATCGATCTCGTTATTCAGCCTCATGGTTTGTAGGGCGATGATGATGCCAATCACAGCAGCAATGAGTGAAGCCCCATCATTTAGCCGCTGTAACCAGCCTTTTTTATCCTCAGAGTTATCACCAGAGTTATCACCAGCCATAGCCAAACCTCTATGTTCAAGGGAGTGAGCGCTACAGGCCTCTACAGGGAGTTGATGCAAAATTCCACACTATCAGCGGCATTTTACACATTCACCGCCATCTTGGATATTGGCAACCGCGATCGCCCCCTCTCAACGGGGAACTCTAAGCCCAACAGATTTCCCATTTGCATTTCTGACAGCGACACAGCCTCTCGTCTTGAACGGGGGGCTTTTTTTTGGCATAGGTTCTTATAGCGGTTTGCCTCAGGACACCCTAGACCCGGTCCTGATCGAGATGTACTGGACTCAACTAAAGCGATAGCTTCCCCAAACCTGCAACCCAAGGGACTCCTGCCCCCCTGTAGGACGTCTCATCACACCCTTGAGGTGATATGGGTCAACCGCTGAGGCGATGAAGAACACGATCTCTTTGCAGGGATTCTATTGGGAAAGGCTGTTTCTAGAGTCAACACAACAGACCTGGGAGCGTTGCCATCATGACCCCTGCACAAGTACAAGGCCTCTGGATTTGCTTCGTCATTTCGCTTTCCACCGCCTTGATCTGCCCTGCTGTGCTGTGGGTACTGCCCGATCGCACCGCCCCCTGATGAATCCCCCATAGCCGGTTAACCGGCAGCCCCCATTGTTACGAGGATTGTTAACCATGCAATTGATGAACCGCGCTCCCTTCCCACGTCCTTATCCTCTAGTTGAGGCAACTGAGGTCGGGAGTGCGATACCAATTCGGCCCCAGCGCCCTACACTCGTGGCCCGCTGGAGCTTGACGGATGGGCAACTCACCTGCAAATGGATTGTGGAATAACCTGCTTGGTCTTGAGCTGCTTGATCGCCAAGCCCCCTGACAGGCGATAAAGCCTCGGCCACTTCCCTGCCCTTTCTCCCAGAAAAACGACAACACCCTGAAGCCTCGACCATAAAGTCGAGGCTTTTTATTGTTTAGAGTTTTTTAAGATGCGATCGCCCCTTCTCTGCTTGGGCATACTAAAGCCAACATACCTCTCTAACTCCTATACTCAAATGCCAACGGCCCCTCGTTTCTTGCGAGGGGCATTTTTGTAGAGATTCATCCCTACCAGAGTAGTTGGGCGAAAGAATCAGCCCATAATAGGAACCCGATTGCGCTCAGTTCTAGTCGTTATCTAGTGAGGTTTTACAGAGCCCGAGTTCCTAGACACGTGATTGTTTGGAGCGCTCTAACACTCATTTTTGACCCACGATTCAGCTGCTTTCTTTAAGCCTGTCGGCCGCAGGAAAAAGCGTTTAGAACGTTAGACTATTCTGTGAAAATTCACATTGAGTGCACCATGGGTGAGGAGATTGAGCAGCGAATTCGCCAATTGCGGGATCAGCTCCAGAAAGCAAGCTACGCCTACTACGTGCTGGATAATCCCATCCTGGAAGATGAGGTATACGATCGCCTCTACCGCCAGCTGCAAGAATTAGAGACCCAACATCCCCACCTCGTCACCCCCGATAGCCCTACCCAACGGGTGGGAGAACAGCCCGCTAGCCAGTTTCAATCGGTTCGTCACAATATTCCCCTCTACAGTCTGGAAAATGCCTTTGGCCTTGAGGAGTATCGCACTTGGCAAGACAAGTGGCAGCGGCTAGCGCCGGATGTTGGTGAAAGTACCGCCGTTGCCGAACTCAAAATTGATGGTTCTGCCCTGGCACTCACCTACGAAAATGGCATTTTAACCAGAGGGTTAACACGGGGTGACGGCACCACGGGTGAAGATATTACGCAAAACGTCAAAACCATTCGCGCCATTCCCCTTAAATTGCAAATAGACTCCCCACCCTCGATTGTGGAAGTGCGGGGTGAGGCTTTTTTGCCATTAAATGAATTTCAGCGCATCAACCAACAGCGAGAATCCGAGGGAGACGCACTCTTTGCCAATCCTCGCAATGCTGCAGCGGGGACATTGCGACAATTAGACTCCCGCATCGTGGCCGATCGCCGATTAGATTTTTTTGCCTATACCCTGATCATTCCTGAGGCTGTCTCAGCCAATGGACTAGCACTACCTGCAACCCAATGGGAGTCGCTAAACCAGCTGCAAAGCCTGGGGTTCAAGGTGAATCCAAATCGCAAGCGCTGTGAAACCGCCGATGATGTGGCCGTCTTTTACGAAGCGTGGTCAACCCAGCGGCAAACACTGCCCTATATGACCGATGGGGTCGTGGTCAAGCTAAATGACTTTGCCTTGCAGGGTCGCTTGGGCTTTACGCAAAAATTTCCTCGCTGGGCGATCGCCCTTAAATATCCAGCAGAAGAGGTGCCCACCCTGGTCGAGGGTGTCACCGTGCAGGTAGGGCGTACAGGTGCAGTGACCCCCGTTGCTGAACTCACCCCAGTCCAGCTTGCGGGGACAACCGTCGCGCGTGCGACCCTGCACAACTCTGATCGCATTGCCGAGTTAGATCTGCACATTGGGGACACGGTGATTGTCCGCAAAGCCGGGGAGATTATCCCTGAAGTGGTGCGGGTGCTGTCAGAGTTGCGGCCTGACCAGGCTCTCCCTTTTCAGATGCCCACCCACTGCCCTGAATGTGGTGAGCAGCTGGTCAAACCAGAGGGCGAGGCTGTGACTCGCTGCATCAATAATTCTTGTCCCGCGATCGTGCGGGGGGCGCTCATTCACTGGGCCCGTCGCGATGCCCTAGACATCAATGGCATCGGTGAAAAGTGGGTGCAGCAATGGGTCGATCAGGGCCTTGTAAAATCTGTCGCCGATTTGTATAGTCTGACGGCTGAAACGCTGCTGCCCTTGGAACGCATGGGGCAACAGCTAGCCCAAAAATTGGTGGATGCGATCGCGGCGTCTAAACAGCAGCCCTGGTCACGGGTGCTTTATGGATTGGGAATTCGCCATGTCGGCAGTGTGAATGCCCAGGTTCTAGCCACAGAGTTTCCGTCGGCAGACACATTGGCGCAGGCCAAGATAGAAGATATTGAAGCCGTTTACGGCATTGGCCCCGAAATCGCCCAGTCTGTTTACGAATGGTTTCGCAATCCGGCCAACGAACATCTCATTGATCAACTCCAGGCCGCAGGGCTGCAGTTGGTCAATACCCCATCAGCAACAGACCCAGAGCCAGCGGATCTCCCCCTGGCAGGCAAAACCTTTGTGCTCACAGGCACCCTCCCTTCCCTCAGCCGCAGTGAAGCCAAAAGCCGGATCGAGGCAGCTGGCGGCAAAGTTACCGGCAGTGTCAGCGCTAAAACCAGCTTCCTGGTGGTGGGAGATGAGGCTGGTTCAAAACTGCAAAAAGCTCAAAAATTGGGCATTCAGCAACTTTCTGAAGCCGAGTTAATCACCCTGCTAGAGCCGTGATGCGATCGCGCAATGTTCCAAAAATCTTGGCTTGATCACACCCTTCATCACAGCCTTAACCAGGCCATGAAATCTTGACAATCCTGACAGTCTGCAAGAAGCCTAAATAAAAAACCCAGGCCATCAAATGCCCAGGTACCTAAAAAACCTCTGAAAAAGCGATGTTACGAGAACCGCTTCTGCCCATAGCAACTTTAAGCTCGAAGCGGTCTTAGGCAATTAACCCTCTTTAAGGGGTTAGCCCTTTAGGTCAGACGCATCCTGAATTGATTCAAGGCACGCATTCAAGCGCATCTCATTACTATCCCGCAGCTTGAGCAGGCTGTTGAGACACTGAAGACGCCGCAGTCTTGGACTTTTGATCTTGAGGGTCTACCGCCACAAACTCAATGTGATTCACCAAGGTTGTGACAAAAGCAAACAACAAGAACGGTAAAGATAGAACCAGCACAAGACCCACGGAAACTAGAGCATAGAGCGGCTGTCGGGCTCCCATCAGCCCCATTGCTGCAGCCAAGCTAATTAGCAATACAACTAACCAAGCAATAATTTGCCCGTAGATATCCCCGAAAGTCAGTGTGCATGCGAAACGATAGCGTTGTAGCTTATCCATAATCTTTTCTGGGGGTTTTCTGACAACGAAACACTAGTTATTCTCAGGATATAAGCCCGATTTCAGAAAGCAGCGTTTCTCAACATTTTTGAAGATATTGCATAAAACAGTTACATAGATTGACGAAATAGCGCCGAATGAAGCGATTAATGAATAGAGTTGAATACAGCTAGGCGGCAATGCAATCACTTTTTCATCTCGCATATCACGTCAATGATCTGGCCGCTGCTCGACAGTTCTATGGTGATCTGCTGGGCTGTAGAGAGGGGCGCAGCACTGACACCTGG contains:
- a CDS encoding RNA polymerase sigma-70 factor, with the translated sequence MGTQEYIATSNHSVTWLEDFDHYRSRLFAIAYRMLGSVMDAEDMVQETFLRWQQVSEPSVKSTQAYLTTIITRLCIDRLRSAQVRREQYVGSWLPEPIVTELSADPTTLVELADSLSMAFLVLLERLSPLERAIFLLREAFGYDYSEIGRIVEKNTANCRQIARRARQHLADQRPRFQASLQQREQLTRKFMQACRQGDLQELLDLLAEDITLWSDGGGQVVACLKPLHGAAKIAGFLRAIYRHQHKLGLDYELELAQVNGQPGIIYTLGGNIQSVVAIDIADNRIRSLYFVRNPNKLKRSFSKAVAEMVIADISSHPSADAH
- the ligA gene encoding NAD-dependent DNA ligase LigA, which gives rise to MGEEIEQRIRQLRDQLQKASYAYYVLDNPILEDEVYDRLYRQLQELETQHPHLVTPDSPTQRVGEQPASQFQSVRHNIPLYSLENAFGLEEYRTWQDKWQRLAPDVGESTAVAELKIDGSALALTYENGILTRGLTRGDGTTGEDITQNVKTIRAIPLKLQIDSPPSIVEVRGEAFLPLNEFQRINQQRESEGDALFANPRNAAAGTLRQLDSRIVADRRLDFFAYTLIIPEAVSANGLALPATQWESLNQLQSLGFKVNPNRKRCETADDVAVFYEAWSTQRQTLPYMTDGVVVKLNDFALQGRLGFTQKFPRWAIALKYPAEEVPTLVEGVTVQVGRTGAVTPVAELTPVQLAGTTVARATLHNSDRIAELDLHIGDTVIVRKAGEIIPEVVRVLSELRPDQALPFQMPTHCPECGEQLVKPEGEAVTRCINNSCPAIVRGALIHWARRDALDINGIGEKWVQQWVDQGLVKSVADLYSLTAETLLPLERMGQQLAQKLVDAIAASKQQPWSRVLYGLGIRHVGSVNAQVLATEFPSADTLAQAKIEDIEAVYGIGPEIAQSVYEWFRNPANEHLIDQLQAAGLQLVNTPSATDPEPADLPLAGKTFVLTGTLPSLSRSEAKSRIEAAGGKVTGSVSAKTSFLVVGDEAGSKLQKAQKLGIQQLSEAELITLLEP
- a CDS encoding LuxR family transcriptional regulator: MKNPTKTPLQKLFQAIAQAQDESELKQSVLAKSGEYFAATRWGVWFLDQLPVINENTPDIIQRAISLDHNPVLRYLVQRHAAIHDEVILPPGVWQTICPRADHGHVMAGPIIRQGQLVGGIAFTRHRDSPAFNADDLADLNALCLHFSARLAALRSTGEASRVDDAAPKLLANHRLTPRETQVAELVAQGLTNKEIGAALWITENSVKQALKRMFRKLQVSSRTEMVAQLSMNAVNVHTKRTAV
- a CDS encoding carboxymuconolactone decarboxylase family protein, with the translated sequence MTVRLDLDKINPTAYQAMMGLERYVRKSGLDKSLIELIKVRASQINGCAFCIDMHTKDARNAGETEQRLYALNAWEETPFFTPPERAALALTEVVTHIGEQGVSDEMYEHVSRYFTPVQITQLLMAIVTINAWNRIAITTRLVPGSYQVEAAA
- a CDS encoding sulfurtransferase; the encoded protein is MADYAHPEVLVDTQWLADHLNDANIRVVEVDVSSDFYENAHIPGAVFWNIYTDLLLPDLRINFDPVAMEKLLSRSGITHETTVIAYGSYPGTGGWIFWLLKFFGHLDVRVLNGGYQKWRAERRPVIPDLSTFAPTPYAVKSLDASLRVMQAEVQASLDRPEQTVVDVRTIQEYRGEHFLMKPPEGLERAGHIPGSIHVEHTLTLNEDGTFKSFDELQALYCSRGITPEKTVFPYCAIGGRSGYTWFVLKYLLGYPNVRNYDGSWNEWGRLAKVPIEK
- the nuoB gene encoding NADH-quinone oxidoreductase subunit NuoB → MNSTNQDQIANPLEPPKVTQELSENVILTTLDDLYDWSRLSSIFPLMFGTACCFMEFMGAYAPRFDLERFGMAPRTTPRQADLLITAGTITMKYAPALVRLYKQMPDPKYVMAMGACTITGGMFSVDSPTAVRGVDKLIPVDVYIPGCPPRPEAVIDAIIKLRKKMANESLQEKNRSSQTHRYYSVPHKMKVIKPLLTGKYLQSKTRQIPPSALTEVVASPQSSQAHEDIQTG